The Argonema galeatum A003/A1 genome contains the following window.
CGACAGATCGTTCAATTCTCTGGGGTCTATCCGAAGATTATAAAGTTTCCAGGTATTATCCCCCCAGGGTTGATTTAGTTGAAGAATTTTCCAGTCTCCTAAAACCACAAACTTGTTGCTAGTGCCGAAAACTTCTTGTACAATCGGATCGGTCTGACCATATACCTGCGCTGATTTGCCTTCTAGGAAAGGACGTAGAGAACGGCCTTCCAAGGGAACAACGGGACGACCTTGGTAAGTATTTCCCGGAGGATTCACCCCTGCGTAATTTAGCACGGTGGGCACAATGTCTACTTCGCGGGTAAAGGCATCACTTTTGCGTCCCGACATCACGCCACCACCAGGATATGAAATGAATGCTGGTACGCGAACCCCGCCTTCAGAGTGTCTTGCCTTACTCCATAGTAAAGGTGTTGTTGATGGTTGCGCCCAATTTATACCTAGAGAAACGTAGGAGTTAACTCTTCCTATATTCTCATAGCTGTTGTTCATTCCTACCTTCTTAAACCATTCCTGGAACTCAGGAGAAGGAGATTCTTTGCCATTTGTTGCGTTTACAAAGTCTAGACCAGAACCACCATTGTCCGACAGAAAGACGAAGACTGTATTGTCATATTCACCAATCTGTTTTAAGTGGGTAACCAGTCTGCCTATGTTATCGTCTAGAGCGTTTAGCATCCCCCCATAGATTGCCATTTTTTTAGAATTAAAGCGCCTTTCCTCCGGGGACAAACTATCCCAGGCGGGCACCATTGGCCATCTGGGTGGCAACGATACGTAGTCGGGAATTAACCCCAGCTGCTTCTGGCGATTGAAGCGTTGTTCCCGCAACTTATCCCAGCCCATGTCATACTTGCCCATATACTTTTGGATGTATTCGTCAGGCGCG
Protein-coding sequences here:
- a CDS encoding arylsulfatase; its protein translation is MKQQFQRFVFVASCTALTVIGISTWKKSSEAITSNAGTKRPNIVFLIADDLGYADLPMYGGEVPTPNIEALAKSGMMLTNFHTAPTCSPSRAMLISGVDNHENGLATMDGLQSQAQKGQPGYEGYLNNRVVPLPQLLKEAGYHTYMVGKWHLGEEPGYRPSERGFEQSFALMQGGGSHFNLVGEEPNATSIFFDNGKRVTSLPANHYSSRTYTDKAIEYINKNRGDGKPFFVYTSYQAVHAPLHAPDEYIQKYMGKYDMGWDKLREQRFNRQKQLGLIPDYVSLPPRWPMVPAWDSLSPEERRFNSKKMAIYGGMLNALDDNIGRLVTHLKQIGEYDNTVFVFLSDNGGSGLDFVNATNGKESPSPEFQEWFKKVGMNNSYENIGRVNSYVSLGINWAQPSTTPLLWSKARHSEGGVRVPAFISYPGGGVMSGRKSDAFTREVDIVPTVLNYAGVNPPGNTYQGRPVVPLEGRSLRPFLEGKSAQVYGQTDPIVQEVFGTSNKFVVLGDWKILQLNQPWGDNTWKLYNLRIDPRELNDLSQVYPDQLKKMVAIYDRYAKDMRIVPGDPESGY